In Deinococcus humi, the following are encoded in one genomic region:
- a CDS encoding ArsR/SmtB family transcription factor → MHRHPLSFPPNPADLAHVSGLFQALADPTRLTLLLALQDGEHAVGELTGLLDQPQSTVSRHLGVLRHAGLVIPRRNGPRVQYRLADSHLVGLLTQAFSHAQHHRLGLPGHSAHNQNADTANTGEAS, encoded by the coding sequence ATGCACCGGCACCCCCTGTCTTTTCCCCCCAACCCTGCCGATCTCGCGCACGTCAGCGGACTGTTCCAGGCGCTGGCTGACCCCACCCGGCTGACCCTGCTGCTGGCCCTCCAGGACGGCGAACATGCGGTTGGTGAGCTGACCGGGCTGCTGGATCAGCCTCAGAGTACCGTCAGCCGGCATCTGGGCGTGCTGCGTCACGCTGGTCTCGTCATCCCGCGCCGGAACGGCCCGCGCGTGCAGTACCGTCTCGCGGACAGCCACCTGGTGGGGCTGCTCACCCAGGCGTTCAGCCACGCCCAGCATCACCGCCTCGGTCTGCCTGGGCACAGCGCTCACAACCAGAACGCCGACACCGCCAACACCGGGGAGGCATCGTGA